The region tagttttaacgAACTAATTCTaaaattgattgattttgtAGACGTAGCTTCTATAATTTCATCTATCAAGGTAATATTGGTTACATGATTGTCTGTCCAGGTGTTTAGTTTGAGTTATGTTAtggtaattttttaaatattgtttTAGATGTTAATTAGGTAAGCACGGGTACTTACAAATTGCAAAATCACCAGCCACTCAAAAAAAACAAAGAGACAAACATCTAACAAATAAGTACATTTGATAAACACTAGTACACATTAAATTCAAGAGCAATAAAGAATAAATGACATTGCTGTAGCGTTTCATCGCGATTTCACATACTATCAATAAAATATTGACCAAAAGGTTATCACAAAATGCCTGCTATTTCGTCATCATCACAGCTAGCAATATTGTTCGACAGGTAAATGGTTGAGAAAATAAGACAAATTTAATTCTTCCAAAACAAAGACAAAATGCACGAGCATCCACACAAGCAGAGTAGTAAGGATTGCTCCAGAACGGTGCAAATACTCACATTTGAAGACAATATAGTGCTGTCGATTATTTCGAGCTCCTTGAGAAAGAGTAAGTGTATTTCAAGTGGCAGAATAGGCCATCATGCTTTAGAGCCCCAAAACCAAGAGAAACAGCTACAATCGTTGCCAAAAGCAACAGCAAGACTAACATATATCCTTTAAAAAACAAAGCAAAATCAAATAATCTCTTTAACCCTGAAGAATGTTACAAGATTCACCATTCTCTCACCCGAAGAAGTCTTTCTTCTACCAGCAAAATCGCCAACTGTGTTGTGTTTCAGTGGTGATGACCATCTTCATCATCCCCATGTCCATCAGGAGGTCCACCGGGGCCCACTACTTCCAACTGTCAACCAAAAAACATGGGTCATGAACATTTTGAGGGCAATAACTGTGTTGAATTCCAAAATCATAGTATAAAATATTCATGATAATACTTTCACCATAGAAAACATATAGTCCCCAGTCGGATTCTCCCAAAAGTATATACCTTTCTAAATAAGATAAGCTAATTTAATGCTACAACTAGAGGGTCTTTATATGTATAGCTCTTAAACAACATGTGGAAGTAGAAAGGTTTTCCGTATGCTTATAATATCATCGATTTCTCATTTCCATGCCAATATGCTTCTAAAAGTGTAGGGCACACTAGGTAAAGATTTAGCAGAAGCACTCCTAATAAGAGTGATATTAACAAAAGATTTCCTTTCTGAGCTAAAGTGCTTAGAATATCTAACTATGAATCCTTTTTCACATGACATACTGCGAGAACTGTACAAAAATTGTTGCTATGAAATCATAGTTACACCCATCAGAAAAAAATTTACCTGCACCGACTAAGGATGAATATGAATTGTAAACTAGTAGTACAAGCCAATTCCAAATTTAGGCTAGTAAATTTAGTGTTCTGTGGACTTACCACAAAGTACTGTGAGCATACTGGGCATTCATGTGGCTTCCCCTTCTCCAGCCAAAACCAAACGACGTCATGCTCATCCTCTGTACAATTGCAGGTACAGATTATATGGTCGCAAACTCAAGGACACATACAGAAGTAGAACAGGTGGTGTATAGCTTATACAAAGAGATACAGAAGATAAATACATATTGTCTTACCGCCTTCATCGCCGGGACATCCCACAATTCTTTTGTCATAATAAGACTTGATCACGGCAGGTTCTTCCTGCCAGCAACCAAAGGTTGAGATGAGTAAAAATTTAACATgcccagagagagagagagatgagaaacATCTATAAATTTCATGTAGAGTTTTTGGTCCATCCAATCAAATAAAGGAAAGGCAGTCGAGTTATTCTTTGATCCAAAGTCCAATATTGTTTATTGTTTATACATCGGGATGTATTATCCTAAACATGAAATTCCGGATTCCTACCCTCAGCCACCAAGAGATCACCACTGCACTCGACTCAGTTGCTAGTTCCACCAGCTTTATATAGTGGTTCCTGGGACATGTCTATTCtccaaatttaattttacaacACCAGTGTCCAATACAAGAGTCTACATTTTACCCAAGCTAATAATAGTAGAGGCCTTCTCATTTAATTCAGATATTAATCTGCCATGTCACAGTCACACTTTAGATAATTCTTTTTCTACAAATTAATAGTACAACAAAACTTCTCATTACCTATGGACGATTAAGTGTCTAGTCTCCTAACACATAAAATATTGAAAGAAATTGCAGCTACAACAAGAGGATTAATGCACTGACCTTCGTTCCAAATGGACCAGACGGATGATTGATCTCCAGAATGTCCCTCCCctaccaaaaaaaatattggtaAATGAGTAATCAACAGCTCTCAACAATATCAATTCAACGACAatagaaacaaaataaaaaattataaaaagcgACTCACTTCAATCTCGGCCTGAAGCTCTTCGCGCTCATGACCAGTAGCAATCGGCACTACATCCTCCACTTTTTTAGGCACATTCCCTTAAAATCAACAAATAGCACAAAGAAACACGAACAAAAACACTTCAAATAACATGCAAACGAACCAAAATCGAATTGAATAGATCCCGACAAAAAGCCAAAAATTAGGGGTTTTTTAGAAGCAGACCTGATTCCGAAGAGAAGCGGCGAGAAAATACGGTAGCTGAACGGACAACATTCTCCGTAGGTCTGGATGATCCGACGGAGAATTGGGCGGCCTTGGGAGCGGATCGAGGAGGAGCGAGAGTGCGGAGCTGGACAGCGAGCCTTCTAAACATGATTCCGATCCGATTAACCTCACGGATATGATCTAAGGTCTCCCCCTTTGATTGATGACAGCTTGATTCACTCTCTAGATACAGAAATGTTGGTGGTAGAAAGGGAAAAATGGAAGAGAAGGAGGCGATGGTAGTGAGTGGCTCACACGCGTGGAGATTGTCGCACGTGTTTTGCCCCTTCCACACTAACTTCGGATCAATCGTTTTTAATCTTTTGActaaatttcatttataaacactcgaaataaattaaattcaaataaataggATTTAAAGTAATAATCAGGTTTATTAATCATCATATAAGATCTACTAATTATAACTATGATTTGTATGGATTTACAGATAATAAATAATATGGActagaaaatttcaacacaaccacgtacaaaattaatgaattagTATCAAGTCTTATTAAGTTTGGTATAATTCACAATTTTTTGTGTGTTATGGCTTATGGGTAATATTCAATCGAATATGTTGGTGACGCATATAAATGGGCTGATTTGACCCATACAGTTTTGTAGGTGTATCTGCATTCTTACAAGTCAAAGTATATTGGGCTCATATATAAGGGGCAGGGCCTAaacaaaaaatagaagaaataGAGATTTTggattcataaaaaaatatagtactatattcaCTTAGGCTTGAATATGATCATCATCAGATCATGTAATTTATCTAAGCATAAAATGAACATTGCATTATTTTCGATAAATATCCCTCCAAATTATTGATCAATTATTGCTTAATTAATGCCCCGATATTGATTTACGTAAGCACCAATTATATGTAACTATATCTATATATGGTGTCAAATATTTTGTACTACAGATATGTATTTCTTAGACAGCCTGGCTATCTATCTATTTTTATGGTAAATAAGACAATCATTGCATTTCataaagaaaaatgttttggagacataatgtctaagacataatgagattaaagtagtcattttagattgttttatatttttatttaaataaatgttttgtaCATATACCATACTACCCTTGTGcatataaaaacatttttttatatttaagaaTTACTTGCTTAGGAAagttgtgtgtatttatatGGATGGCTTGATTTAAGCAAATTATACTCAAATTGTATGAAGTGTATTAAATACTCCAATGATGCTAAGTCacgattttgaaaaaaatataattttaaataatgaatttaaactttgtttaaataatacattataaaattatattttttgaattctAAACTTATAGGTACTAAATAGATTTAACactcaatctcaattttatcATTACAAAACATTATTGAATCTATAATTTAtgtgtataaaattaataaatcaatttaattgcttGAGTTCTAATACCATCAaaattaagatttgaaatttataaatgttttaatttattaatggacaaaatgttagggaacaacaatttaaatttgtatactAGAATTAAATTGTTAGATActgtcaaaataatttaattaagtaataattTCTATAGCTAAAATAATTTAGCTATAGAAATTTAATAGTCATATTTCACaattaaaaattttcatttttcatgcaCAACCCTTTCTTTCATGAGATCATAAcaagtaaaaaattaagtatctatacatacatctatttactactagtattttaaaatttagaattttaaacattattaataacaaaaaaaaataattggacgtgaatgactattactatttcgttggacgataacactaagaaactaagtatatatgcatgtagtcatttttatgattcagaatttaaataataatttaatactaataaaataatttgatgagaatgactattactatttcgttatACTAGTCTTTTACAATATAGAACTTTAACGATTATTTAATAACAAAATACGTGGATGCGAATGAATATTCCTATTTTGCTGGgtaataacactaagaaatttagtatatatacacatgtagtcattttatgacttcaaagtttaataattactaataaaataatttgatgcaaaTGACTATTATCATTTCACTAGATGATAACaagtagaaattaagtatataacatatttatactactactattttaaaatttagaattttacaCATTacttatagaaaaaaaataattgtatgtgaatgactattattatttcgttggacgacaacactaagaaattaagtatgtatatgcatgtaatCATTTTTACGAttcagaattttaataattatttaatactaaaaaaataatttgatgagaatgactattactatttcgatGGATGATAACAATTAGAAATTAAGTGCATATACacatgtaattatttttatgacttagaattttaataattatttaatactaataaaataatttgatgcaaaTGACGATTAATATTTCTttggacgataacactaagaaattaagtatgtatatgcatgtagtcattttaatgacttagaattttaaaaattatttaatattactaataaaataatttgatgagaatgacgattactatttcgttggacgataacactaacaaattaagtatgtatatgcatgtagtcatttttatgacttagaattttaacaattatttaatattactaataaaataatttgatgagaatgactattactatttcgttggacgataacactaagaaactaagtatgtatatgcatgtagtcatttttatgacttagaattttaacaattatttaatactaataaaataatttgatgcaaatgactattactactatttagtTGAACGATAACACTAAAAAATTGAGTATCTATATGCATGTACTCATTTTTATgactttaaattttaataattatttaatactactaataacatAATTTGATGTGAGTACTATTACCgtttcgttggatgataacacttagaaattaagtatatatatacatgtagccatttttatgacttataattttaataattttttaatactaataaataattttttttaaaatacaagaatttttaatttttgaaacgtTATAAAGTTAATTTTCTAAGCATAATTTTATAGAGTCGAAGTCTAACTAGTAGTTgtcaatcaaaatataaaa is a window of Salvia splendens isolate huo1 chromosome 3, SspV2, whole genome shotgun sequence DNA encoding:
- the LOC121797189 gene encoding putative cytochrome c oxidase subunit 5b-like — its product is MFRRLAVQLRTLAPPRSAPKAAQFSVGSSRPTENVVRSATVFSRRFSSESGNVPKKVEDVVPIATGHEREELQAEIEGRDILEINHPSGPFGTKEEPAVIKSYYDKRIVGCPGDEGEDEHDVVWFWLEKGKPHECPVCSQYFVLEVVGPGGPPDGHGDDEDGHHH